The genomic region CCCTCCATCCGGAGCTCGACCTTCATCTCCAACAGACAGGAGGCGTGAGCAATGGGCCCTCACCAAGCGTGAGCGTAACTGCTCACCGCGTTCTTGACCTGAACCCGGTGCACGCGTGTAAGAACCGCAAACTGCTATATTTCTGCTCCGCATAAGCATAACACCTCCAGGCCGCACCGCGGCAGCCTGGGCCGGGCGCGCGCGCAAGAACCCAAACGGTAAACCCGAACCTCGGAATCGGTCCAGCGCCCTCGCTACCTCTCCCTTTCGCACCCCATCCCCATCATACCCTTCTCCGACgcctctccacccccacctcaaATTCCACCATGCTCCCACAAGAGCACAAAACTTGAAAAGCACCTATCTTTGGAATAAACCACACACGGCGCGCTACGCAGGGAAGCGCAAGAACCACAAGAACCACAGACCGTATCAACTCCTACGCAGGCGCAGGAGGGGCTCGCGCTGGACCGGAAGCAGGGAGCACTCTGGAAGCTGTGGGCGGAGCTAGAGACGTCGCCGCGAGGACCGCCGGGAGTTGTAGGCCCAGCTCGTCCGAAGGCAGTAGGCGCCAACAACTCAACCGCCGCATGGGTACCTGGGAGTTGTCGGCGGGCAGACCACAAAGCCTTCTGGAAGTCGTAGTTCTATTACCTGCTTCCGCGCTTTCTCGGAGCCTGGACCTTCCCGCGTGCGTTCTATTCAGGTGAGTGCCTCCTCCCACCTTTGTAGCACTGCAGTGGAGGAGTTGACGGTCTTTATGGGGAGACAGCACTCCCCTCCATAAACCCCCAAAGCCTATCTCCCGGCGGCCCTCCAGGCAGGAGTGCCCTAAACAGCTGGCGTTCCTGATTTGAACTCTGCCGGCCGGGTCTGACTCCTTgttcccacccacccccgccccaagcTGGGTGCGGTGCGAGCGCACCCTCTTCAGTCCCGATTACAACCTAGAGTGGTCGGGGCGCGGGTAAAGTGGGGGATTAGGTGGCCGTGGAAATCTAGAGGCGGCGGCACACCCAGCTCAGGGTTCTGAAAAGACTTCCAGAGCAAAGAACCTCAAATCTACCATGCCCAAACCCCCCTCTCACAGTATTTCCCCAttcttccccaacccccacctcctctctACTAAATGGTCCCACTACCTTCCAAGTGCTCAAGTCAAAACAAAACCTGAGGTCCTGAGTCCTGTTTCTTTCATCCACTGCCCTCCCCCAAGGCTTGTAAAAGTCCCATCTGCTCTGTCTCCGCAACAGATACAGAATCTGACCACTTCTCTCCAGTTCCACTGTCTCCACTCTGCTCCGAGCTACCGCTGTTGCTTACCTGGATCACTGCAGGAACCTCCTCACTGCCCATGTGGGTCCTTTCCACGCTCCACCCTCTATTCACACGCAGGCCAAGGAAtcctgttaaaataaaaattagattctGTCACTATAAAGCTTAAAACCGTCCAACCGTTCCTATTTCTCTCAGAATAAAGTCCAAGCTCCTTACCCTGCCAACCTCCAAGGCCCCGGAGCCTTTCCCGCCTTCGACCACAACGCACTTGAACACAGACAGGACCTGCCCTTTCATGTCCTGTGCATTTGCTGTTAACTCTTATCAGGAAAATCCTTCCCACTGATCTAATGCCTGACTCCTTCTGGCCTTAGTTCAgagggtcagatcagatcagtcgctcagtcatgtccgactctttgcgaccccatgaatcgcagccctcATATTATTACTTTTCATATCTGGAAAGTATCTTGAGTCGGCTCTTCCACTAGAATTTAGTGCCTGCAACCTTTCCTTTTTGCTCATTGCTGTGTCCCCAATTCCTAGAGAACGTTGGGCACCTTGAAGGTACTAAGtggatatttgctgaatgaaagaatgaatgagtgattgaaAGGCCAAGATGAGACTTGAAGGTGCCAGGCTTGCACAGTGCTGCGGGAAAGAGTGTTACAGACAATGGGTTTACTCTGGGCACCATCTGGGCAGCCTCCCGGAAGGCAAGCAATGACCCCTGCAATCCGGAATCCACATGTAACCCGCCTCCCCTCTCCACCCATCCAGGAGAAGCCGACCCCTCCCGCCTCTCCAGGACCCCACGATGCCCGCCCCGCAGTGCGCCTCTTGCCACAAGGCGCGCGCCGCCCTCCGCCGTCCGCGCTCGGGCCAGGCGCTGTGCGGCGCCTGCTTCTGCGCCGCCTTCGAGGCCGAGGTGCTGCACACAGTGGTCGCGGGCCGCCTGCTGCCCCCTGGCGCCGCGGTGGCCGTGGGCGCCTCGGGCGGCAAGGACTCCACGGTGCTGGCGCACGTGCTGCGCGAGCTGGCCCCGCGCCTGGGCATCTCGCTGCACCTCGTGGCGGTGGACGAGGGCATCGGCGGCTACCGGGACGCGGCGCTGGCGGCTGTGAGGCGGCAGGCGGCGCGCTGGGAGCTCCCGCTCACCGTCGTGGCCTACGCGGACCTCTTCGGGGGCTGGACGATGGACGCCGTGGCCCGCAGCACGGCTGGCTCCGGCCGTAGCCGCGCCTGTTGCACCTTCTGCGGGGTGCTGCGGCGCCGCGCGCTGGAGGAAGGGGCGCGCCTCGTGGGAGCCACGCACGTCGTGACCGGTGAGCACAGGCGCGGccgaggtggggtgggggggcgtggTGGGAGGGGCGCATGCGCAGGATAGGGCACCGTAAGGGCGCTGGAGTGCGTGCCCAAGTGGTAAAATGGAGGCTTCGTGTGTCTTAATTGGAGAATCTAAATGGCAAGAAGGGGATATGCACGCTCACTGAAGGTTCATGGGCATACTGTGTGCACATCTTTACAAGCTTTTGAGTCACTGCCATTATCTGGTAACATTCATGGAtctcaagtcacttcagtcgtctctctttgcaaccctatggactgtagcccacaacagccaggctccttggtgcatgggattctccaggcaacaatactggagtgggttgctatgccctcctccaggggatctccccaacccagggatagaacctgcgtctcctgtggcttctgcattgcaggcggatgcttcaccgctgagccacggGGGCTCACATGCTGGCAAATAGAGGGGTGGAAGAGTACTCTCTGGGGCTAGGGCTGTggttttctgaagttttttttaatgacattctCTGTGTCCCTTTTCATAAAAGGAGGGGCATGGCGGGATATCGCCCATCAAAAGCCATCTATAGTCTGAAACGCAACTGTGTCTTTTAACTCCTTTtgtctttcattctctctctgctAACTTTTTCTCTGTCCCAGTCATTacttcaacaaataattattgaccATTTATTTTGTACCACATGCAGGCTATGTACTGGAGAACAAACTAcctaacctcagtttcctctcctaTACAACAGGGCTATTAATATTATTCAGATCCTAGACTTCCTGGGACTTAGATGAATTATGTATGAAACACTCGGACGAGAGACTGAGAAACAGTAAACCTATAAACATTTGCTGCTATGATGATGCACAAGCCAGTATCTGATCCTGTCCGTTTCTCACATACATAATTACAACCTGTAAGTGCAGCTAAGGCAAGTGATGCAGGAAGACCTagtgaagggagaaaggaagagtttCTTGAGTAATCAGAGGCCTGAAGGCTGAGTGGGTCCTTAGATGAAGGACCAAAAGGGGATTGGGAGAGATTCtgagcagaggaaacagcaaaggCCCTCAGGAGGGACAGTATGGTCGGGTTGAGAAGCCCTAAGACCCATTTTTACTATAGACTCAAGTATGAGCATTCCATAGAAGTGCCTGgagggctccatggggtcgcaaagagtcggacacgactttcacacatacatacaaaaataagatGACAAGTTGCAGAATAAATTGAGCTTCAGTTTTACGGTGACTGTTGTGTAAATGCGCACTTACTTCCTCCTGGTCTTCTAAACACCATGATCTGCATTCCCAGAGGCACTTGTGTCAACAGCCCACTTGAGAGTCTCCATCAAAGGCCATTTGGACGTCTATGCAGTCTGAAGTACACTTTTCACTGAGATTGAAATGAGATTTGTTACGTAAAGCACTTTTACTCGATACATGAAAGGGCGCCTAGCACGGGGCCTGGTCTGCGATAAGTGGGGGGTAAGTGAGGCACCCCGGGTTGCTCCACGGGGGCCTGGGTGTGTCGCCCTCTCGTTTGTCGCCGGGTCCCCCAGCAGCCTCCCGCAGGCCGCCCCGCGGTGCCCCGGGGTCTCCTCCCGCGGCCCCGCCGGCCCCGGCCCCCTCCTCACGGCTCCCGTCTTCCCTCCCTCAGGACACAACGCGGACGACATGGCGGAGACGGTGCTCATGAACTTCCTGCGGGGCGACGCGGGCCGGCTGGCGCGGGGCGGGGGCCTGGGCTCCCCGGGCGAGGGGGGCGCCCTGCCGCGCTGCCGCCCGCTGCAGCTGGCGTCGCAGAAGGAGGTGGTGCTGTACGCGCACTTCCGCCGCCTCGACTACTTCTCCGAGGAGTGCGTGTACGCGCCCGAGGCCTTCCGCGGCCACGCGCGCGACCTGCTCAAGATGCTGGAGGCGGCGCGGCCGTCGGCGGTGCTGGACCTGGTTCACTCGGCCGAGCGCCTGGCGCTGGCCCCGGCCGCGCGGCCCCCGCCGCCCGGCGCCTGCTCCCGCTGCGGGGCGCTGGCCAGCCGCGCGCTCTGCCAGGCCTGCGCGCTCCTGGACGGCCTGAACCGCGGCCGGCCCCGCCTGGCCATCGGCAAGGGCCGCCGGGGGCTGGACGAGGAGGGGCAGCCGCGGGAGCCGCAGCCGTCCCGACCGCCGACTTCCGAGCCGGTCCCCGACTTCTAGAGACTCCAGTTCCCCGCGGGGATCCGGCGCCGTTGGGGCGCGGGGCCGCCTATAAATGACAAGGAATGAACCCGAGTTACCTGAGCCCGGGCTTCGTGTGCAGCTGGGAGAGAGACGGAACCTGTTACCTGCGATCCTGCAGACGCTGGGGCTCTGGGCTCCTGGGACTGGGGGCTGGGGACTCCTGGGTTTCAGAGAGGGGAGCACTAAACGACCTTCCATTCCTGAGCGAGTGGGAATTAGGGGGCTGCTTGCCTGTACCTCTGTGGGGTTCTGGACGTGCTCAGATAGCCCTAACCCTTCTCGATCACCTACTGCCCGCCTGATGATCGTGTTTGCCTGTAGTGGGATAAGCACAACCACGCAGCTGGATGGACATGTCAGTTACAGCACTCATGGTGTTTCTGTGTGAGCGCTGCGTGTACTGCAGGCGCTGGGCCATCTCATTTCACCCGCACCACGATCTCATTGGCTGTAGCCCGAGGCCCATAACTGGCCTGGGATCACCCCTCTGGAGCCCCACCTGGGGGCTCACACCCAGGTCCACCTGGGGCTCTTCAAGACGGTGGAATTAGTCCTTATCCCCACTACCACCTGAATCTCTGATGGATGAAGAGCAACTGGGGCGGCTCTCCAGACTTCAGATTCTAAAGGCAGAGCTGGGTAAGCTTGGGTCAGTGACTTAACCTCTCGGATCTTCCATTTGCTCCGCTGAAAATGGAATCAAGGCCTCCCACCAAAGCACTGTTGTGAATGTTTGATAAAGCGCTCAATAAATGTGTCCGACTTGGCTGTTCACACTAACGTttggccaccagggggcgctcGATTTCGGGGTTGCTGCCCTGCCGATCCAGACGGGTGTGAGGCTCGGAGACTGCCTGCCTGCCTGACTCCTGAGGAGGCTTGGGGTCCTCAGTCCCACCTCCAAGCTTTGCTGGGCTGCTCCTTTGTTAGAAATGCCCTCCTTTCCCATCTTCCTGCTCACATCCTCCAGGAGCCTCCTGGAAGTGTCCCTGAatctctcctcccaccctgcccaGCCCAGGACATTGGGACTCCCTAACTCCAGCCGCTGGGTCTTGTTCTTACTGTGTGGCCATTCAGCCCTTTGGGGTCTTGTTCTCCCtaattgaactgaactttggGGACAGAAACCAGATCTGTGTTTCTACTGGATAACACATCATTCTTTCCACATTTATGGAGCCCTTGATGTCTGCAAGGGCATTTCTAGACATCGGtgggagagaaaattaaaaaaaaaaaaattaaaaccatttggTTGCGGAGTTTACAATCTTGTGGGAGAGAAGTAATAGGCAAATATGTAATATGAAGTCATAATGATGGGTACTATGAATAGGAAACAAAACAACATAAGGAGTGAAGAGTCCTGTTTTAGTTTTGAGAGGCCAAGGCCTCTTTGAGAAGGTGACTTTTGAGCAAAgactaaaataaagcaaacaagggacttccgtggtggtccagtggataatactcagcactcccaatgcagagggcctgggttcgatctctggtcagagaactagatcccacatatcacaaggaaagatcccctgtgccctaagacttggtgcagccgaataaatctttaaaacagTGCCAAATAAAGCAAACAAGGTTTCCATCCTTAATGGAATAACACTTCCATTAAGACCAactaggaacacacacacacacacacacacacacgctattTGAACACATCAAACAGCTACCAAGACAGCGAAGAGGCCAGAAAAAAGAGCAGCTCATTCAGCGGGAGGGGCcagaagacagagaaagcaaGCAGAAAGCATAAGCTAAGCTGAGCTGAACTTTCAGTAGCAACACAgggctggagacagaaatggagtGTGGGCCAGTGAGGCAGGCAGGACTGGAGGGGCCAAAATCCTGGGCAGAAGGGAAGAGCATTGGGATCAGCCCATCGTGAGGAATGGTTGTGACAAGA from Bubalus bubalis isolate 160015118507 breed Murrah chromosome 18, NDDB_SH_1, whole genome shotgun sequence harbors:
- the LOC102407917 gene encoding cytoplasmic tRNA 2-thiolation protein 1, producing MGTWELSAGRPQSLLEVVVLLPASALSRSLDLPACVLFRRSRPLPPLQDPTMPAPQCASCHKARAALRRPRSGQALCGACFCAAFEAEVLHTVVAGRLLPPGAAVAVGASGGKDSTVLAHVLRELAPRLGISLHLVAVDEGIGGYRDAALAAVRRQAARWELPLTVVAYADLFGGWTMDAVARSTAGSGRSRACCTFCGVLRRRALEEGARLVGATHVVTGHNADDMAETVLMNFLRGDAGRLARGGGLGSPGEGGALPRCRPLQLASQKEVVLYAHFRRLDYFSEECVYAPEAFRGHARDLLKMLEAARPSAVLDLVHSAERLALAPAARPPPPGACSRCGALASRALCQACALLDGLNRGRPRLAIGKGRRGLDEEGQPREPQPSRPPTSEPVPDF